CTAACGGTAATTACTGTAAGAAACCACCGCAGCCACTCCTGAAAGAGGAACCCGACGCGCCAGAATGGGTCAACAGAGAGAGACCGAAATGCAAACTTGGAAAATGAGGTTGAAGAGGTCTGCTGAGGAAACTCTTGCATATGGGAAATGTCAAAACCCTGTATGTGTGAGAAACAACTCAATCATAAACATAAGGAAAAGCTTAGGAACAGAAGGACCACCAAGCTCAGACGGCTATACTGAGAATTCAGAGCAGAACAGATCAGATCAGCTGACATCCTACTAAGGTCAAAAATACACTAGAGAATTCAGGATGCAAAGGAGCTTACTGGATAAAAGCCACCAAATAAACTCAGAATCACACGTAAGCTTCCCATTAGGAATTTCACACAAACTACCCCTGACATCACCTTGGCTTCTCTCTGACCAAGAGAACCATTCTGAACCGCCTACGGGCATCACAGGAGAGTGGGCAGGTCCATGTGTAAGCAGGCATTTGTGAATGGAACTGCAAGTTTAATAAAGTCTTCTGAAATTTGGAATTTTGCCCCATTGGTGATTTATTGTTAAGCACAACTCCCAGGGATCTTTCATTGCTAAAAAtactatttgctttttatttaacaCTGAACCTTTTGATgttttataatacaaaaatagtgtcttattattttaaaagcttaggAGAGAAACTAGCCATATTATTAGAAGAAGAAGATATATGCAGCTATAGTCTGTTCAAATATCAAGAGGTGTGACTTTTCAAATTCACATTTCAATCTTTATTTACATTAGACTTTCAGAAATAGTGGGTGTAAATATTAAAACGCCCAAGCCTGGGTGAAATTTTATTGAGAATAActacaaataaaaggaaactgattttttaaagtcagtttctGAAATTTAGATGAAAAGAATATTGagtattaacaaaaaaaaatgatatttacatATCAATGAAGGTTTTCTGCTCATAGATTCATTTCCTACGAAACATAACAGAGGCAAGCTTGGGgaattataaagaaaggaaaaaccctAATCAAATAGGTACTGTTGTTCAAACAGAATATTAGCCAAAATGATCCAATCAGTTGCttgaactaaatttttttttctttaagccattCGTGCCAGAACACAAGCTCTCAGAGCATTAAGAATCTGTACTACATTCCAAGTGTTTGCTTCCAGCCGACGGGGGGATGGGAAAGATACATTCTGTGGAAATGGGGTGGGGGGACCAAGAAGGCACCAGTCAGTCATTGGCAAACAAGGAATTCAGCCCCAATGGAGGCATGATTCTCCAAGTAAGCATTATTCATTTGTATTCTGGGGTATATTTAACAGCTACGTGAATCAACCTAAACATACTAAATTCAAGTTGCCGTATCTTTAATTTCACCATTGTTCAGAATTACACCATAGAATGCAACAAAACCTGTGAAAATTTTTCTAAAGAGagtacaaggccgggcgcggtggctcaagcctgtaatcccagcactttgggaggccgagacaggtggatcacgaggtcaggagatcgacaccatcctggccaacactaaacccgtctctactaaaaaatacaaaaaactagctgggtgaggtggcgggcacctgtagtcccagctactcgggaggctgaggcaggagaatggcgtaaacccgggaggcggagctttcagtgagctgagatccggccactgcactccagcctgggcgacagagccagactccgtctcaaaaaaaaaaaaaaaaaaaaaagagagtacaAAAAGTAGCAAACTCATTCATGGAATGAGTTTCATACTaaactttgttttcatatttgtCTAAGGAATTCAGACAATTAGAGGTTCACCCTGTCATCAGACATGGTGATGGCTATCATGGTTTTAGGGCTTTGTTTGAAACAAAATCAGTGCTTATCACTGTAAAACACAGTAGCTTACAGTATGTCAGTTGAGGATCTCCATAATTTATTGACTCAATCTTTTGCTTATCAAAAACAGCaatacatttctctaaagatcTTTAGGGGGCAATCTcagaaatacacatacacacacacacaaattcctgGTTTCTAGGTggaatttaaatataattctattttattgcaatattaagatttcaaatttaaaattaaagaaaccCAAGAATTATAGAGGTTATCAAAGACATATTAACTTGTTCTTGGAGTAAGTTCAAAATTAATAACAAAGGTATTATTATGCTAATATATACTTTATGATATTCTGCCCAATAGAAGAGACTGAGAATCTGACTCTGGCAGTTTCTGACCTCCCTTTACTTTGAATTAATGATGTGAACACTGTGTTCCCTTCTGAAATCTGTGATTTATGTGAAGTTTATGACAGAAACATGCAAGAAAAGCAtaaacagggaaaagaaaaaagcaatggtGATTCCtatttggaaaattaaatgagaaagatCTTTTGTCCAAGATGTCTTTAAATGATTCTCTATTTTAACCAAATCCAATGGCCTGGTCCCTTCCCTAAACCCTGTTTTTTAGAaggaattttaaatgtatttgcaaTTTCTATTTCCAGTCTGAAGCTGGACACAAATTAGTTTGTATACCAATAGAATGCTAAGAAAAGCTTAAATCAATTTTCACCTTTTTATTTATGTTCCTCATCCTTCAGAAACGTAATTGCAGTTTTTATTAACTTTGTTTTATGGATCTAATATTTAAGAAGAAGTCTATCTTTTATGTCACAGCAAGAAGGTTAATGCACTTACAGATTCCCCTGCAATACATCTTGGGCAAGGCTGGGCTGAGCTCCTTCCACCATTCTGAGAAATCTATTTAACAAATCACAGTTGCAGATATATCAGAACAATGATTATTTAcactttctattaaaatatttcaacatgcTCACAACTAGTTTGGTGGGAACAGGAACATACCCCTGTACTTAGCCTCCCCTGGCTACTCTCTGGCCTCAGTGCTGGGGGGCAGCCTCTTGATGGAGGCTCCCGGTCCTCTGGGCCCCACGACGCCAGGACACAGGTGTTCACCTGGTGGCAGCCACGCTCGTGCCCACTGGCTTCTAATCTCCTACATGCCCgtttctga
The window above is part of the Rhinopithecus roxellana isolate Shanxi Qingling chromosome 11, ASM756505v1, whole genome shotgun sequence genome. Proteins encoded here:
- the C11H10orf143 gene encoding uncharacterized protein C10orf143 homolog isoform X1; this translates as MDSLALCRWRRRRAEDLQVQGDVKRACRRLEASGHERGCHQVNTCVLASWGPEDREPPSRGCPPALRPESSQGRLSTGISQNGGRSSAQPCPRCIAGESTAAPVPVLCATSPRSSRHSFSDPGTV
- the C11H10orf143 gene encoding uncharacterized protein C10orf143 homolog isoform X3, with the translated sequence MDSLALCRWRRRRAEDLQVQGDVKRACRRLEASGHERGCHQVNTCVLASWGPEDREPPSRGCPPALRPESSQGRLSTGISQNGGRSSAQPCPRCIAGESGHFNHTKNH
- the C11H10orf143 gene encoding uncharacterized protein C10orf143 homolog isoform X2 produces the protein MDSLALCRWRRRRAEDLQVQGDVKRACRRLEASGHERGCHQVNTCVLASWGPEDREPPSRGCPPALRPESSQGRLSTGISQNGGRSSAQPCPRCIAGESIYPSLNRAGKDASGVSHLSE